The following coding sequences lie in one Bordetella genomosp. 9 genomic window:
- a CDS encoding ABC transporter substrate-binding protein, with the protein MLFPRHALALLCASVGIAAALPAHAQTLKIALSAEPTSADPHYHKMTANDAFSAHVYSSLIGRDADMNLVPALATSWKNLDDLTWEIKLRHDVKFSNGKPFTSQDVLFTICRTLNNETNISASYATLTKMFTDVQTPDDYTVIIKTREPLPVMPAELARSLPIIWNGIVPHGKLTFAPKEGCGVTGPWPTVVDFNSGKDAIGTGPYMLKSYVKGTGIELVRNENYWGPKPYWKEVKMVPVPNAGPRMTGLLSGDFDLIENPAARDIQRVKENPNFGYVATPSTRLVFFQPDVGRSPSPLVKAPDGKNPLQDVRVRRAINMAIDRKAITQRIMDGMATPAYQYMPDGMFGGLAHAPEIKYDPAAAKKLLAEAGYPDGFELTVSSTNDRYINDGQVAQAVAQYLSRIGIKTHVDAMTASIYFPKRAKREFSFALGGWPSEVGEASALFQLWVTSLDAPKSLGTSNYGGYSNPEFDKVYREAAVTVDPDKRRAMLEESTRIALADVPLIPLHFESTLWAYRKGIAYEGRRDQYTLAMSAKPASDK; encoded by the coding sequence ATGCTGTTCCCCCGTCACGCCCTGGCGCTGCTGTGCGCCAGTGTCGGTATCGCCGCCGCCCTGCCCGCCCACGCCCAGACGCTGAAAATCGCGCTGTCCGCCGAGCCGACCTCGGCCGATCCCCACTATCACAAGATGACGGCCAATGACGCCTTTTCGGCGCACGTCTACAGTTCGCTGATCGGCCGCGACGCCGACATGAATCTGGTCCCGGCCCTGGCAACGTCGTGGAAAAACCTGGACGACCTGACCTGGGAAATCAAGCTTCGGCATGACGTGAAGTTCTCCAACGGCAAGCCGTTCACTTCGCAGGACGTTTTGTTCACCATCTGCCGGACGCTGAACAACGAAACCAATATCTCCGCGTCGTACGCAACGTTGACGAAGATGTTCACCGACGTCCAGACGCCGGACGACTACACCGTCATCATCAAAACGCGCGAACCGCTGCCCGTCATGCCGGCCGAACTCGCGCGTTCGCTGCCCATTATCTGGAACGGCATCGTCCCCCATGGCAAATTGACCTTCGCGCCCAAGGAAGGCTGCGGCGTGACCGGCCCCTGGCCCACCGTCGTCGACTTCAACAGCGGCAAGGACGCCATCGGTACCGGCCCGTATATGCTGAAGTCGTACGTCAAGGGCACGGGCATCGAACTGGTGCGCAATGAGAACTACTGGGGCCCCAAGCCGTACTGGAAAGAAGTGAAGATGGTTCCGGTGCCCAACGCCGGCCCCCGCATGACCGGCCTGCTGTCCGGCGACTTCGACCTGATCGAAAACCCGGCCGCGCGCGACATCCAGCGCGTGAAAGAAAACCCCAATTTCGGCTATGTGGCTACGCCGTCTACGCGCCTGGTGTTCTTCCAGCCCGACGTCGGCCGCAGCCCCAGCCCCCTCGTGAAGGCGCCGGACGGCAAGAACCCGCTCCAGGATGTGCGTGTGCGCCGCGCCATCAATATGGCGATCGACCGCAAGGCCATCACGCAGCGCATCATGGACGGCATGGCGACGCCCGCCTATCAATACATGCCGGATGGCATGTTCGGCGGGCTGGCCCACGCGCCTGAAATCAAGTACGACCCCGCCGCGGCCAAGAAGCTGCTGGCCGAAGCCGGCTATCCCGACGGTTTCGAACTGACGGTGTCGAGCACCAACGACCGCTATATCAATGACGGCCAGGTAGCGCAGGCGGTGGCCCAGTACCTGTCCCGCATCGGCATCAAGACCCACGTCGATGCCATGACGGCTTCGATCTACTTCCCCAAGCGCGCCAAGCGCGAGTTCAGTTTCGCGCTGGGCGGCTGGCCGTCCGAAGTCGGCGAGGCATCGGCCCTGTTCCAGCTTTGGGTGACGTCGCTGGATGCGCCGAAGTCGCTGGGCACCAGCAACTATGGCGGCTACTCGAATCCTGAATTTGACAAGGTGTACCGCGAGGCCGCGGTGACCGTGGATCCGGACAAGCGCCGCGCCATGCTGGAGGAATCGACCAGGATCGCCCTGGCCGACGTGCCGCTGATCCCGCTGCACTTCGAAAGCACGCTGTGGGCCTATCGCAAGGGCATCGCCTACGAAGGCCGCCGCGACCAGTACACGCTGGCCATGTCGGCCAAGCCCGCCAGCGACAAGTAA
- a CDS encoding acyl-CoA dehydrogenase family protein — MALDAETLNLLLDAVRRFVAERLVPAEQALAETGTIPESIVAGMRELGLFGLSIDPAYGGLGLNMEEEVQVAMALGHTSPAFRSLAGTNIGIGSQAIVLAGTDAQRAAYLPRLATGELIGSFALTEPEAGSDAMSLRTSARREGDHYILNGTKRFITNAPVAGLFTVMARTSPERKAEAISCFLVEAGIPGLTLGKPDKKMGQAGSLTCDVIFDNCRVPADALLGGQEGNGFRTAMRVLDKGRLHISALCVGIAQRLLGDAIRYATERKQFGKPIADFQLIQAMIADSQAEIYAAQSMVMDAARKRDRGENTTMEAACCKLFASEMVGRVADRAVQIHGGAGYISEYAVERFYRDVRLFRIYEGTSQIQQLVIAREAIKAELNA; from the coding sequence ATGGCGCTTGACGCTGAAACCCTGAATCTGCTGCTGGATGCCGTTCGCCGCTTCGTCGCGGAGCGGCTCGTTCCGGCCGAGCAGGCGCTGGCGGAAACCGGCACCATCCCCGAATCCATCGTCGCCGGCATGCGCGAGCTGGGCCTGTTCGGCCTGTCCATCGACCCCGCCTACGGGGGCTTGGGCCTGAACATGGAAGAAGAAGTGCAGGTCGCGATGGCGCTGGGCCATACATCGCCCGCCTTTCGTTCCCTGGCGGGCACCAATATCGGCATTGGTTCGCAGGCCATCGTGCTTGCCGGAACCGACGCCCAACGCGCCGCGTATCTGCCCCGGCTCGCGACCGGTGAACTCATCGGCTCCTTTGCGCTGACGGAGCCCGAAGCCGGCTCGGATGCGATGTCGCTGCGGACCTCCGCGCGTCGCGAGGGCGACCACTATATTCTGAACGGCACGAAGCGGTTCATCACCAATGCCCCCGTCGCCGGCCTCTTTACCGTCATGGCCCGCACCAGCCCGGAACGCAAGGCCGAGGCCATTTCCTGCTTCCTGGTGGAAGCCGGAATCCCCGGACTGACGCTGGGCAAGCCGGATAAGAAGATGGGTCAGGCCGGGTCCCTGACCTGCGATGTGATCTTCGACAACTGCCGTGTTCCGGCCGACGCCCTGCTGGGCGGCCAGGAAGGCAACGGTTTCCGCACCGCGATGCGGGTGCTGGACAAGGGCCGCCTGCATATCTCCGCGCTTTGCGTGGGCATCGCGCAACGGCTGCTGGGCGATGCGATCCGCTACGCGACCGAGCGCAAGCAGTTCGGCAAACCCATCGCCGATTTTCAGCTGATCCAGGCCATGATCGCCGATAGCCAGGCCGAGATCTACGCCGCGCAATCCATGGTCATGGACGCCGCGCGCAAGCGCGACCGAGGCGAGAACACCACGATGGAGGCGGCTTGCTGCAAGCTGTTCGCCTCTGAAATGGTGGGCCGCGTCGCTGACCGCGCGGTGCAGATCCATGGCGGCGCCGGCTATATCTCCGAGTACGCCGTCGAACGTTTCTATCGCGACGTGCGCCTGTTCCGGATCTACGAGGGAACGTCGCAGATCCAGCAGCTGGTGATCGCACGGGAGGCGATAAAGGCTGAATTGAATGCGTGA
- a CDS encoding 3-hydroxyacyl-CoA dehydrogenase has translation MTDITTIGIVGAGAMGRGIAQIAAQAGLTVRLYDASSDAVAAARGALEQTWNKLADKGKLSRDDAGAALSRIVTAASLEALADCQLVIEAIVERLDVKRDVFTQLEAVVADDCILASNTSSLSITAIAAVCRLPQRVAGYHFFNPVPLMKVVEVIDGLRTDPVVGDRLSELAHRMGHTAVRARDMPGFIVNHAGRGMNTEGLRVAQEAVASFAQIDAIMREQAGFRMGPFELMDLTALDVSHPVMESIYRQFFDEPRFRPSPITTVRLAGGLVGRKAGEGFYRYADGHKQAPAEAAAPALPRGLKVWVSAVHPQGHDAAVALIDGLGPHRVQASEPPDDALIVVTPYGEDVSTAVFTQGLDPARTVGLDTLHGFDPARRRTVMTSPATLAPWRDAAHALFATDGAPVSVIEDSPGFVAQRIVATIVNIACDIAQQRIATAGDIDKAVTLGLGYPMGPLAMGDILGAARILEILRNMERVTGDPRYRPSLWLQRRVQLGMSLLEG, from the coding sequence ATGACGGATATCACCACCATCGGCATCGTCGGCGCCGGGGCCATGGGGCGCGGCATTGCGCAGATCGCCGCGCAGGCCGGCCTGACGGTCCGCCTGTACGACGCCAGCAGCGACGCCGTTGCGGCGGCGCGCGGCGCGCTGGAGCAGACCTGGAACAAGCTGGCCGACAAGGGCAAGCTCAGCCGCGACGATGCCGGCGCCGCGCTTTCGCGCATCGTGACCGCCGCATCGCTGGAAGCGCTGGCCGATTGCCAGTTGGTCATCGAGGCCATCGTCGAGCGCCTGGACGTCAAGCGCGACGTCTTCACGCAATTGGAAGCCGTGGTCGCGGACGACTGCATCCTGGCGTCGAACACTTCTTCGCTGTCCATTACGGCCATCGCGGCGGTCTGCCGGCTGCCGCAACGCGTGGCCGGTTATCACTTCTTCAACCCCGTGCCGCTGATGAAGGTCGTCGAGGTCATCGACGGCCTGCGCACCGATCCCGTGGTGGGCGACCGGCTGTCCGAGCTGGCGCATCGCATGGGCCACACCGCGGTGCGCGCGCGCGATATGCCGGGCTTCATCGTCAATCACGCGGGCCGGGGCATGAACACCGAAGGGCTGCGCGTGGCGCAGGAAGCAGTGGCCTCTTTCGCGCAGATAGACGCCATCATGCGGGAGCAAGCAGGCTTTCGCATGGGCCCGTTCGAGCTGATGGACCTGACGGCGCTGGACGTGTCCCATCCGGTCATGGAGTCCATCTACCGCCAGTTCTTCGACGAGCCGCGATTCCGCCCGTCGCCCATCACGACGGTGCGCTTGGCTGGCGGCCTGGTCGGCCGCAAGGCCGGTGAAGGTTTCTACCGCTATGCCGACGGCCATAAGCAGGCGCCGGCCGAGGCGGCCGCGCCGGCGTTGCCGCGCGGCTTGAAGGTGTGGGTCAGCGCCGTGCACCCGCAGGGGCACGACGCCGCGGTCGCGCTGATCGACGGACTGGGCCCGCATCGCGTGCAGGCCAGCGAGCCGCCGGACGACGCATTGATCGTGGTGACGCCCTATGGCGAAGACGTGTCGACCGCCGTGTTCACGCAGGGTCTGGATCCGGCGCGCACCGTGGGCCTGGACACCCTGCATGGTTTCGATCCCGCGCGCCGCCGCACGGTCATGACGTCGCCCGCCACGCTCGCGCCGTGGCGCGACGCCGCGCATGCCTTGTTCGCTACCGACGGCGCGCCCGTCAGCGTGATCGAAGACTCCCCGGGGTTCGTGGCGCAGCGCATTGTCGCCACCATCGTCAATATCGCCTGCGATATCGCGCAGCAGCGCATCGCGACTGCCGGTGATATCGACAAGGCCGTGACGCTGGGGCTCGGCTATCCCATGGGGCCGCTCGCGATGGGGGATATCCTGGGCGCGGCGCGTATCCTGGAAATCCTGCGCAACATGGAACGCGTTACGGGCGACCCGCGGTATCGCCCCAGCCTGTGGCTGCAGCGGCGGGTGCAGCTCGGTATGTCCTTGCTGGAAGGTTGA
- a CDS encoding TetR/AcrR family transcriptional regulator, with protein sequence MSENRPHGGPPARSAGTPRLRPGRPPTMAAPRERILEEAARLFADSGYENSTMADVAGRLGVTKAAIYHYFPTKQDIYDAIIIDVLSGLTATVAAEVARETEPMARLRRFMLAHARYFQARHPQFVTMLIGYSGMQPGYREDAARLRDEYEQILRRLISEGVARGVFRDVDPAQTGRAILSMLNWMARWYKPGGEQDAEAVADGYFDLLCGGIRR encoded by the coding sequence ATGTCCGAGAACCGACCACACGGCGGACCGCCCGCCCGTTCCGCCGGGACTCCACGGCTGCGCCCCGGACGGCCGCCGACCATGGCGGCCCCGCGAGAACGCATCCTGGAAGAGGCGGCCCGGCTTTTCGCCGACAGCGGCTATGAAAACAGCACCATGGCGGATGTGGCCGGCCGCCTCGGGGTGACGAAGGCGGCGATCTACCACTACTTCCCGACCAAGCAGGACATTTACGACGCAATCATCATCGACGTGCTGTCAGGTTTGACGGCCACCGTCGCGGCCGAAGTGGCCCGGGAAACCGAGCCCATGGCCCGGCTGCGGCGGTTCATGCTGGCGCACGCCCGCTATTTCCAGGCGCGCCATCCGCAATTCGTGACCATGCTGATCGGCTATTCGGGCATGCAGCCCGGTTACCGGGAAGACGCGGCCCGGCTGCGCGACGAATACGAGCAGATCCTGCGACGGCTGATCTCCGAAGGCGTTGCGCGGGGCGTGTTTCGCGACGTCGATCCCGCGCAGACGGGCCGCGCCATCCTGTCGATGCTCAATTGGATGGCGCGCTGGTACAAGCCGGGCGGCGAACAGGACGCGGAAGCGGTGGCCGACGGGTATTTCGATCTTTTGTGCGGCGGCATACGCCGTTGA
- a CDS encoding CaiB/BaiF CoA transferase family protein yields MTTRPAPLTGIRVLDLTRVLAGPWCTQNLADLGAEVIKIERPGSGDDTRGWGPPYLKDAEGNDTTEAAYYLSANRNKLSVALDIASPRGAELVRELAMQSDILVENFKVGGLRKYGLDYDSLSKVNPRLIYCSITGFGQTGPYASRPGYDFMIQGMGGLMSITGERDDLPGGGPQKAGVAVADLMTGMYSAVGILAALFERERSGKGQHLDMALLDCQVAMLANQNLNYMTSGVAPRRAGNAHQNLVPYQVFAVSDGHMIVAVGNDSQFRAYCGVIGMPELADDPRFATNPGRVVNREALVPILAERMLQGARDHWLAELERVGVPAGPINTLDQVYEDPQVRFRQMRRDLPHPAAGTVPMAASPLRLSGSPVEYRRPPPMLGEHTEQVLRERLGLSDSDIQALAGGAA; encoded by the coding sequence ATGACCACCCGTCCCGCTCCCCTTACCGGCATTCGCGTCCTCGACCTGACCCGCGTGCTTGCCGGCCCCTGGTGCACCCAGAATCTCGCCGATCTGGGCGCGGAAGTCATCAAGATCGAACGGCCGGGCAGCGGCGACGATACGCGCGGCTGGGGGCCGCCGTATTTGAAGGATGCCGAGGGCAACGACACAACGGAAGCGGCCTACTATTTGTCCGCCAACCGCAACAAGCTTTCGGTGGCGCTGGACATCGCATCGCCGCGCGGCGCCGAGCTGGTGCGCGAGCTCGCCATGCAAAGCGACATCCTGGTGGAAAACTTCAAGGTGGGCGGCCTGCGCAAGTACGGGCTGGACTACGACAGCCTGAGCAAGGTCAATCCGCGCCTGATCTACTGTTCCATCACCGGATTCGGCCAGACCGGCCCCTACGCCAGCCGTCCCGGCTACGACTTCATGATCCAGGGGATGGGCGGTTTGATGAGCATTACCGGCGAGCGCGACGACCTGCCGGGCGGCGGGCCGCAGAAAGCCGGCGTGGCCGTGGCCGATCTGATGACCGGCATGTATTCCGCCGTGGGCATCCTGGCCGCCCTGTTCGAACGCGAGCGCAGCGGCAAGGGCCAGCATCTGGACATGGCGCTGCTGGACTGCCAGGTGGCGATGCTGGCCAACCAAAATCTGAACTACATGACATCCGGGGTCGCGCCGCGGCGCGCCGGCAATGCGCACCAGAACCTGGTGCCCTACCAGGTGTTCGCTGTGAGCGATGGCCACATGATCGTCGCCGTCGGCAACGACAGCCAGTTCCGTGCTTACTGCGGCGTGATCGGCATGCCCGAATTGGCCGACGATCCGCGCTTCGCGACCAACCCGGGCCGTGTCGTGAACCGCGAGGCGCTGGTGCCCATTCTGGCCGAACGCATGCTGCAGGGCGCGCGCGATCACTGGCTGGCGGAACTGGAGCGCGTCGGCGTGCCGGCCGGCCCCATCAACACGCTGGACCAGGTGTATGAGGACCCGCAGGTGCGCTTCCGCCAGATGCGCCGCGATCTGCCGCATCCCGCCGCGGGCACGGTTCCCATGGCCGCGAGCCCGTTGCGCTTGTCGGGCAGTCCCGTCGAATATCGCCGTCCGCCTCCGATGCTCGGCGAACATACCGAGCAGGTTCTGCGCGAGCGGCTGGGCCTGTCCGACAGCGACATCCAGGCGCTCGCGGGCGGCGCGGCCTGA